A part of Streptococcus ruminicola genomic DNA contains:
- a CDS encoding ParA family protein, whose amino-acid sequence MKIITFNNNAGGVGKTTWTFNTAFYAAAEGKRVLVMGTDPSCNLTNRMIGYFARITNQNKEDLLQQIQFENTVEAVFKNVSFAPITITDKIDFLAETKTLYDLKHIKEASLLHWWWDNEEYLMSNYDLILIDTHNDDRVFTKAAYAVSDVVSVLVDKTDKTFDKVSDLREMLEKIKDDNRDRNGTFVTAKIVIIGNDLDNNSAGKAMKLRLEKLQRQYPEDFIGYIEHRESVVKAENAFMPLIEYKNKERLSASLERFYRETKKVIQKLIA is encoded by the coding sequence ATGAAGATTATTACGTTTAATAACAATGCTGGTGGTGTTGGAAAAACAACGTGGACTTTTAATACTGCTTTCTATGCTGCTGCAGAAGGTAAAAGAGTACTTGTGATGGGAACAGACCCAAGTTGTAACCTCACAAATCGTATGATTGGATATTTTGCTAGAATTACTAATCAAAATAAAGAAGATCTTCTGCAACAAATTCAGTTTGAAAATACTGTTGAAGCAGTTTTTAAAAATGTCTCTTTTGCTCCAATTACAATTACAGATAAAATTGATTTTCTAGCGGAAACAAAAACTCTTTATGATCTTAAACATATCAAAGAAGCATCACTCTTGCATTGGTGGTGGGATAACGAAGAATATTTAATGAGTAATTACGACCTTATTTTGATTGATACCCATAATGACGATCGTGTATTTACAAAAGCTGCGTATGCAGTTAGTGATGTTGTATCAGTGTTAGTAGATAAAACTGATAAAACTTTTGATAAGGTGTCGGATCTCCGAGAAATGCTTGAAAAAATTAAAGATGACAACAGAGACCGAAACGGTACTTTTGTCACTGCTAAAATTGTGATTATTGGCAACGATTTAGATAATAATAGTGCTGGTAAAGCGATGAAATTACGTTTAGAAAAACTACAGCGCCAATATCCTGAAGACTTTATCGGATATATTGAACATCGCGAAAGTGTTGTAAAAGCAGAAAATGCTTTTATGCCACTGATTGAGTATAAAAATAAGGAACGTTTATCAGCTAGCCTTGAACGCTTTTACCGTGAAACCAAAAAAGTTATTCAAAAACTGATTGCTTAA
- a CDS encoding SpaH/EbpB family LPXTG-anchored major pilin, whose translation MKISKVISLSAAALTLATLATSANISADTTDVIDTSRAASLTIHKYDETAAVDAGVDLNQFTSNGKANASAESSLANFGIRDVQFSYMKVGDIRTKSDNGKMGLLYDIPAELAKILNVTSKRADGYFTSTELNTALATILQNNTASKDKLENYFNSSNKKTAMALTDAYGLAKATELAQGLYLVVETKVPSNVNTTTDPFFVSLPMTDAEGDNWFYDVNVYPKNQTSLPTLDKKVRQHDDFTLKNKTAAYADTATASAGDTLDYTLISKLPKITSTSTYLKEYNFADEITNGMTYNKDVTIHFYNTKEEAEANDTSKAIKSWSATTDKAGKSEASDKFTTSFSSGAKTNKMTVNTTAAGLSEIDPSLSEKYMVVSYSATVQSDNKLVLGDNGNDNTATLSWKRTSENSTDTLEDKARVYSFGIDLKKEFDAKKDGTKGDPTQVQFVLQNKTDGHYITAKKDSAGDYYVTDNAKATKESEGAKFSPSEDGSLHIYGLEADTYVLTEIKSDKGYQLLKSPIEVSITSTLDTIVPSQSTLYDKKKADTAISTVAGNRASAKVDGKTATMEAVANSNNGAVSVTVTNTPGFTLPKTGGKGTVICTIAGAVVASAVVALMVRKRKEEKEA comes from the coding sequence ATGAAAATCTCAAAAGTTATTTCGTTATCTGCAGCAGCACTAACACTAGCAACACTGGCAACTTCTGCTAATATTTCAGCGGATACTACCGATGTTATTGATACTAGTCGCGCAGCGTCACTAACAATTCATAAATATGATGAGACTGCAGCAGTAGATGCAGGAGTTGATTTGAACCAATTTACATCAAACGGTAAGGCTAATGCTTCAGCAGAAAGTAGTCTAGCTAATTTTGGTATTAGAGATGTACAATTCTCTTATATGAAAGTTGGAGATATTCGAACAAAATCAGATAATGGAAAAATGGGATTGCTTTATGATATTCCGGCTGAATTAGCTAAAATTCTCAATGTAACTTCAAAAAGAGCTGACGGTTATTTTACTTCAACTGAATTAAATACAGCTTTAGCTACTATTTTGCAAAATAATACAGCTTCTAAAGATAAATTAGAAAACTATTTTAATTCATCTAATAAAAAAACGGCAATGGCATTAACAGATGCTTATGGGCTAGCAAAAGCTACAGAACTAGCTCAAGGACTTTATTTAGTTGTTGAAACAAAAGTCCCTTCTAATGTTAATACAACAACTGATCCATTCTTTGTTTCTTTACCAATGACTGACGCTGAAGGAGATAACTGGTTTTATGATGTAAATGTTTATCCTAAAAACCAAACTAGTCTTCCTACTCTAGATAAAAAAGTACGTCAACATGATGATTTTACTTTAAAAAATAAAACTGCTGCATATGCAGACACAGCAACAGCTTCAGCTGGAGATACTTTGGATTATACATTGATTTCAAAATTACCTAAAATTACTTCAACTTCAACATATCTGAAAGAATATAATTTTGCTGATGAAATTACTAATGGAATGACATACAATAAAGATGTCACAATCCATTTCTATAATACAAAAGAAGAAGCAGAAGCTAATGATACTTCTAAAGCTATTAAATCTTGGAGTGCAACAACAGATAAAGCTGGAAAATCAGAAGCTTCTGATAAATTCACAACAAGCTTTTCTTCTGGGGCTAAAACAAATAAAATGACAGTTAATACAACAGCTGCAGGACTTTCAGAAATTGATCCATCACTTTCTGAAAAATACATGGTTGTTAGCTATTCTGCAACTGTTCAATCAGACAATAAATTGGTTCTAGGTGACAACGGTAACGATAATACAGCAACACTTTCTTGGAAACGTACTAGTGAAAACAGTACAGATACTTTAGAAGATAAAGCACGAGTTTACTCATTTGGTATTGACCTGAAAAAAGAATTTGATGCTAAAAAAGATGGCACAAAAGGTGATCCTACACAAGTTCAATTTGTTCTACAAAACAAAACAGATGGTCACTATATTACAGCTAAAAAAGACAGTGCTGGTGATTATTATGTTACTGATAATGCGAAAGCTACAAAAGAATCAGAAGGAGCAAAATTCTCACCAAGTGAAGATGGTAGCCTTCATATTTATGGTCTAGAAGCAGACACTTATGTTTTGACTGAAATTAAATCAGATAAAGGATACCAACTTTTGAAATCTCCAATTGAGGTATCTATCACATCAACATTAGATACAATTGTTCCTTCACAATCTACATTATATGATAAGAAAAAAGCCGATACAGCTATTTCAACGGTTGCAGGCAATCGTGCTAGTGCAAAAGTTGATGGTAAAACAGCGACAATGGAAGCAGTAGCAAATTCTAATAATGGTGCAGTATCTGTGACTGTTACAAATACACCTGGCTTTACACTTCCTAAAACAGGTGGAAAAGGTACTGTTATTTGTACAATTGCAGGAGCAGTAGTAGCTTCTGCAGTAGTAGCGTTAATGGTGCGTAAACGTAAAGAAGAAAAAGAAGCATAG
- a CDS encoding class C sortase has translation MLSLTLVLYPWISNMKYEHQSDNKITNLNKKMSNNKKDFTKEIEAMNVYNARLASGNVTLTDPFQPITVNDKSYFKIGNIDKSGIMGYIEIPSISVKLPIYHGSSSKVLEKGVGHLQNTSFPIGGKSTHSVLTGHTGLSSAKLFTDLVELKKKDNFLLHVVGKNLAYEVTSIKVVLPDQLSSLSIKNNQDLCTLVTCTPYGVNTHRLLVTGKRVNYNSVIKDKKKMLKKNKPSRWMREYKKALVIAFALFCSLILIIYIVNRYKRNI, from the coding sequence ATTTTATCCTTAACACTCGTATTATATCCGTGGATTAGTAATATGAAGTATGAACACCAATCAGACAACAAAATTACTAATCTGAATAAGAAAATGAGTAATAATAAAAAGGACTTTACTAAAGAAATAGAAGCTATGAATGTTTATAATGCTAGATTAGCTTCGGGAAATGTTACATTAACTGACCCGTTCCAACCAATTACGGTAAATGATAAATCTTATTTTAAAATTGGCAATATAGATAAGAGCGGAATAATGGGATATATTGAAATTCCTTCAATATCTGTTAAACTCCCAATTTATCATGGATCAAGTAGTAAAGTTCTTGAAAAAGGGGTTGGACATTTACAAAATACTAGCTTTCCAATAGGAGGAAAAAGTACACATAGTGTTTTAACAGGACACACAGGATTATCATCTGCTAAATTGTTTACTGATTTAGTAGAATTAAAAAAGAAGGATAATTTTCTATTGCATGTAGTGGGTAAAAATCTAGCTTACGAAGTTACTTCAATAAAGGTAGTATTGCCAGATCAATTATCTTCTTTAAGTATAAAAAATAATCAAGATTTGTGTACTCTAGTAACTTGTACCCCTTACGGTGTTAATACTCATAGGTTATTGGTCACGGGGAAAAGAGTTAATTATAATTCCGTTATTAAAGATAAGAAGAAAATGCTTAAAAAAAATAAACCATCTAGATGGATGCGTGAATATAAAAAAGCGTTAGTAATTGCATTTGCGTTATTTTGCAGTTTGATTCTAATCATTTATATAGTTAATAGATATAAGAGGAATATATAA
- a CDS encoding GbpC/Spa domain-containing protein — MTFKRKAISLSLISILCLSQGVNVYADTSYAFQDKLTQVRDQAKTTGLNVTEGQKVIYKTVAEAEADIKKQEEAVKNAIAWQDAANDNIAKAVGGVDKNLTQVTQAETITIDSNDEAKKIADQAIENVTKVDSQNKEKKSKYDTESEKVENENKKIKEKYDQAQAKYSEDMATYDKNMLIYQDLTKKYEEDLEAYKVAKDIYEKDLNEYKSKLGTEGYPKQLLFQSLNLNKGEPQAKHGVVRGPNPDEIIWKGDKRLGGYSSILDSNGFFLYKNFTRGTTITFNYANLKNATFDGDRITGIQYDITAVSTPSDGSGVWLVVPNDPTEGFIAYRNEGNGNWRTDRIEFRVTARYYTAKGQVRFTEKTPGVFTHYSLNHNVIGLEYVKDSSGDLVEITGSSIKKCNDPANSAWATGGGNNSSDLGLPEEWDTSSSRYAYKGAILASITSGGDSYTVTYGQGDMGGARASHMGSYTYWFGINTLPVSPLAKEPPKEPTKPTEPTPPVAPAVPHYDPKPQTPQYEGVTIPKVVSKVSLHEVEVQKTPVTIKIKKYKEDGTTPLEGVTYEVKWVKNSDEEQLSVAQYTPAVTEVGQSVKLTTDKNGEVDFTNLPQGEYQITETKTPAGYTLLKDSIKTTLPLTYTKEEAQKQNIDTSKAEWNEKEQKYYVYSATYEVTNDKGFTIPKTGGEGIWKIGFLGMILMFAVGSYVVSMKYKRA; from the coding sequence ATGACATTTAAGCGTAAAGCTATTTCACTTTCGCTCATATCAATTTTGTGTTTATCACAAGGTGTTAACGTCTACGCAGATACATCATATGCTTTTCAGGATAAATTGACTCAAGTAAGAGATCAGGCAAAAACAACAGGGTTAAATGTGACTGAAGGACAAAAAGTTATATATAAAACAGTTGCAGAAGCAGAAGCAGACATTAAAAAGCAAGAAGAAGCTGTCAAAAACGCAATTGCTTGGCAAGATGCTGCTAATGATAACATTGCTAAAGCGGTTGGAGGTGTAGATAAGAATCTAACACAAGTAACTCAAGCTGAGACGATTACAATAGACTCTAACGATGAAGCTAAAAAAATTGCTGATCAAGCCATTGAAAATGTAACAAAAGTTGATAGTCAAAATAAGGAAAAGAAATCTAAATATGACACTGAATCTGAAAAAGTAGAAAATGAAAATAAAAAAATAAAAGAAAAATACGATCAGGCTCAGGCTAAGTATTCTGAAGATATGGCAACATATGATAAAAATATGTTGATTTATCAAGACCTTACAAAGAAATATGAGGAAGATTTGGAAGCCTATAAAGTTGCTAAAGACATTTATGAAAAAGATTTAAATGAATATAAATCTAAATTAGGCACGGAAGGTTATCCAAAACAACTTCTATTTCAATCACTTAATCTTAATAAAGGTGAACCGCAAGCAAAACACGGTGTTGTGAGAGGACCTAATCCAGATGAAATTATTTGGAAAGGTGATAAACGCTTAGGTGGATATAGCTCGATTCTTGATTCAAATGGTTTCTTTCTTTACAAAAACTTTACTCGAGGAACGACTATAACATTTAATTATGCTAATTTGAAAAATGCAACCTTTGATGGTGATAGAATTACTGGAATCCAGTATGATATTACAGCTGTTTCGACACCATCTGATGGTAGCGGAGTATGGCTTGTTGTTCCAAATGACCCAACAGAAGGCTTTATTGCATACCGTAACGAAGGAAATGGTAATTGGAGAACGGACCGTATTGAATTCCGAGTAACAGCTCGTTATTATACTGCAAAAGGTCAAGTCCGTTTTACAGAAAAAACTCCGGGTGTGTTCACGCACTATTCTCTAAATCACAATGTTATTGGTCTAGAATATGTGAAAGACAGTTCTGGTGACTTAGTTGAAATTACTGGTTCTAGTATTAAAAAATGCAATGATCCTGCCAATTCTGCTTGGGCAACAGGTGGAGGAAATAATTCATCTGATTTAGGATTACCTGAAGAATGGGATACAAGTAGTAGTCGTTATGCCTATAAAGGGGCAATTCTAGCTAGTATTACCTCAGGTGGTGACAGTTATACAGTAACATACGGTCAAGGTGATATGGGGGGAGCACGCGCATCACACATGGGTTCGTACACTTATTGGTTTGGTATCAATACTTTACCAGTTAGTCCTCTTGCAAAAGAACCACCAAAAGAACCTACTAAACCAACAGAACCAACACCACCTGTAGCTCCAGCTGTTCCTCACTATGATCCTAAACCTCAAACACCACAGTATGAAGGTGTTACCATTCCAAAAGTTGTTTCTAAGGTTAGTCTTCACGAAGTAGAAGTACAAAAAACACCAGTTACAATTAAAATTAAGAAATACAAAGAAGATGGTACAACACCACTTGAAGGTGTTACATATGAAGTTAAATGGGTTAAAAATTCAGATGAAGAACAATTGAGTGTTGCTCAGTATACTCCAGCAGTTACTGAAGTGGGTCAATCAGTAAAACTAACAACTGATAAAAATGGTGAAGTTGATTTTACTAATCTACCACAAGGTGAATATCAAATCACTGAAACAAAAACTCCAGCAGGTTATACATTGCTAAAAGATAGTATTAAGACAACCCTACCATTGACTTATACTAAAGAAGAAGCCCAAAAACAAAATATTGATACTTCTAAAGCAGAATGGAACGAAAAAGAACAAAAATATTATGTCTATTCAGCAACTTATGAAGTAACTAATGATAAAGGTTTCACTATTCCTAAAACAGGTGGAGAAGGAATCTGGAAAATTGGCTTTTTAGGTATGATTTTAATGTTTGCAGTAGGTAGTTATGTAGTTTCAATGAAATATAAGAGGGCATAG
- a CDS encoding DNA/RNA non-specific endonuclease, producing the protein MSKKNTGSSLLGCSLNLLISFIIVSGALTFAGIKGIPILGFANNIKSVILAKSSNDIANAANQTKGLLSSHETSTNDNGLKASTPKASKVKGTSDYSPLAFTGSKQFVNSELDSLGRATDGHIQLKYSDKPTSDREERITVDPVGWHNYRFKYEDEKGHIKKSYLMNRGHLIGYLFSGQNSEIKNLVPQTRYLNAGTMNDHKVDSSNPNSMLFYELQLNQWLKSHQNSTLDYYVRANYHGNDLVPRSISLYWTGFDSNGNNIVVNLNNFGNAKTKSKVSSVTLNNTSKNATINYSDGTAKPLY; encoded by the coding sequence TTGAGTAAAAAAAATACTGGGTCATCTCTTTTGGGATGTTCTTTAAATTTATTAATTAGTTTTATTATCGTAAGTGGAGCACTAACTTTTGCAGGAATCAAGGGAATTCCTATACTAGGTTTTGCTAATAATATCAAAAGTGTCATTCTAGCTAAGAGTAGTAATGATATTGCAAATGCTGCTAATCAGACTAAAGGTCTTTTATCTTCACATGAAACTTCAACAAATGATAACGGTTTGAAGGCTTCAACTCCAAAAGCTTCTAAGGTTAAAGGAACTTCTGACTATTCTCCATTGGCATTTACAGGAAGTAAACAATTTGTGAATAGTGAATTAGACTCATTAGGAAGAGCTACAGATGGGCATATTCAGTTGAAATATTCAGACAAACCAACTTCTGATAGAGAAGAACGTATCACTGTTGATCCAGTCGGCTGGCATAACTATAGATTTAAATACGAAGATGAAAAAGGACATATTAAAAAATCGTATTTAATGAATCGAGGTCATTTAATTGGTTATTTGTTCTCAGGTCAGAATTCTGAAATTAAAAATTTAGTTCCACAAACAAGATATCTTAATGCTGGCACTATGAATGATCACAAAGTTGACAGTAGCAATCCAAATAGTATGTTATTTTATGAATTACAATTGAATCAATGGCTGAAATCACATCAAAATTCTACTTTAGATTATTACGTAAGAGCAAATTATCATGGAAATGATTTGGTTCCTCGTAGTATTTCTTTATATTGGACTGGTTTTGATAGTAACGGAAATAATATAGTCGTCAACTTAAATAATTTTGGAAATGCTAAAACTAAATCAAAAGTTTCAAGTGTTACTCTCAATAATACATCTAAAAATGCGACTATTAATTATTCAGATGGCACTGCTAAGCCGTTATATTAG
- a CDS encoding tyrosine-type recombinase/integrase gives MVKNTTTQNTELLLSKAPNFMSEYVLFHNDSLDNIPTPFYRRLVEIDKFLKFYAREKHTAYVELTLKDLEDLPLDIIQLYIKNSHLKASSMKFMLSTLSVFWNYFTIYSFSLERGKPLFYRHAINEWKVAYSDTYEAIKNNSELISNKPKKEYLNLKEAKKLLDFIDNSFVLTLSTQKKVDNWKKNKERNLAIIALLIGSGISVEEMARLNITDINMKKGEVVISRNNHKHTIKLLDFTIPYITNYVKYRRKWWVVGKNEAALFLNQQKKRGSTNLFTTVIQLINKSCSQTISATILRASHAHIVYEKTHDLSAVKDIQGFKNLNALEKIL, from the coding sequence ATGGTTAAAAATACTACAACCCAAAATACTGAACTATTACTTTCAAAAGCGCCTAATTTTATGTCAGAATATGTCTTATTTCACAATGACTCATTAGATAATATTCCAACCCCTTTTTACAGACGTCTAGTTGAAATAGACAAATTCTTAAAATTTTATGCTAGAGAAAAACACACTGCCTATGTTGAATTAACCTTAAAGGATCTTGAAGACCTCCCACTAGATATTATTCAGCTCTATATTAAAAATTCTCATTTAAAAGCTTCTAGTATGAAATTTATGCTATCAACACTGTCTGTTTTTTGGAACTATTTCACTATTTATTCATTCTCACTGGAGCGAGGAAAACCTTTATTTTATCGACATGCCATTAATGAATGGAAGGTTGCTTACAGCGACACCTATGAAGCGATTAAAAATAATAGCGAACTTATTAGTAATAAACCTAAAAAAGAGTACCTAAACCTAAAAGAAGCAAAAAAACTGTTAGATTTTATTGATAACTCCTTTGTTTTAACACTTTCAACTCAAAAAAAGGTTGATAACTGGAAAAAAAATAAAGAACGTAACTTAGCTATCATAGCTTTACTTATTGGATCTGGAATTTCTGTTGAAGAAATGGCTCGTTTAAACATTACAGATATAAATATGAAAAAGGGTGAGGTTGTAATTTCAAGGAATAACCACAAACATACTATTAAATTATTGGACTTTACCATTCCTTATATCACTAACTACGTAAAATATCGCAGAAAATGGTGGGTAGTTGGAAAAAACGAAGCAGCATTATTCTTAAATCAACAGAAAAAAAGAGGAAGCACAAATCTCTTCACAACTGTTATCCAATTAATTAACAAATCGTGTTCACAAACAATTTCAGCAACTATACTTCGTGCAAGTCACGCGCATATTGTTTACGAAAAAACTCATGATTTATCTGCTGTTAAAGATATTCAAGGATTCAAAAATTTGAATGCACTGGAAAAAATTTTATAA
- a CDS encoding LPD1 domain-containing protein, with amino-acid sequence MVNLLVKAAGTITEKKITFPKLKDTDSSTSICRKMTTYLSKVRAVEHQTFSIDDLVAMVPSETEKVTINFRRFNDVDTNVQEALQKLICYSTTFDGGQEEFEEITDKIVVMVYSPKPDSGMRELKPTYFAIFDDVLFKSKSKQDMQRYNFGHLNTVSYAVVSFSFFSLVTDSDYPVDKYASAAWYISLEISEYIKQNYDIAKATALNTAYCRMTHKQIATVCDNKIYQDDELNRTTSFNQLGFCKSEIDTEYYQGLKFDYNLFRLVESDWESLCNRVPHSTIEPELKVRKLGKHHATGLYVPMLNILAIDVRDSSSFIHEYGHYLDDTYGREEGMISSNSGAFAKIRSMYATNLLDCAMGTNEYAHIIKSWDYYTTPTEIFARAFELWVHYTIDGDTCLTKQTETYNNLAVYQAFKPICQQVFDYFDELFKDFKDIQPVYTVKQSEPMTYHLVFKDVEPTNVGEQLSLFDF; translated from the coding sequence ATGGTAAATTTATTAGTTAAAGCAGCAGGTACTATTACAGAAAAGAAGATTACTTTTCCAAAATTAAAAGATACTGATTCATCAACTAGCATTTGTCGTAAAATGACGACTTATCTTAGTAAGGTCAGAGCAGTAGAGCACCAAACGTTTTCTATTGATGATTTAGTAGCAATGGTTCCATCAGAAACCGAAAAAGTTACAATTAACTTTAGAAGATTTAATGATGTAGATACTAATGTTCAAGAAGCGCTACAAAAATTAATTTGTTACAGTACAACTTTTGATGGTGGGCAAGAGGAGTTTGAAGAAATCACTGACAAAATTGTTGTTATGGTATATAGTCCAAAACCAGATAGTGGAATGAGGGAATTAAAGCCAACTTATTTTGCAATTTTTGATGATGTTTTGTTCAAATCAAAAAGTAAGCAAGATATGCAACGTTATAATTTTGGGCATCTTAATACAGTCTCATATGCAGTGGTTTCATTTAGCTTTTTTAGCTTAGTTACTGATTCAGACTATCCAGTAGATAAATATGCTAGTGCTGCTTGGTATATCAGTTTAGAGATTAGTGAATACATTAAACAAAATTATGATATTGCTAAAGCAACAGCACTCAATACTGCTTATTGTCGAATGACTCACAAGCAAATTGCTACTGTCTGTGACAATAAAATATATCAAGACGATGAGTTGAATAGAACAACTAGCTTTAATCAATTAGGATTTTGTAAATCAGAGATTGATACTGAGTATTATCAAGGTCTTAAATTTGATTATAATTTGTTCCGTTTAGTAGAGAGTGATTGGGAATCACTTTGTAATAGAGTACCACATAGTACTATTGAACCTGAATTGAAAGTACGCAAGTTAGGTAAACACCATGCAACTGGACTATATGTTCCTATGTTAAATATTTTAGCAATCGACGTTAGAGATTCATCTTCCTTTATTCATGAATATGGTCACTATTTAGATGATACATATGGAAGAGAAGAAGGAATGATTAGTAGTAATTCTGGAGCGTTTGCTAAGATTAGAAGTATGTATGCGACTAACCTTCTTGATTGCGCAATGGGGACGAATGAGTATGCTCATATTATTAAATCTTGGGACTACTATACGACACCAACAGAAATATTTGCGCGTGCCTTTGAACTTTGGGTACATTATACTATCGATGGTGATACTTGCTTAACAAAACAAACTGAAACATACAATAACCTAGCTGTTTATCAAGCATTTAAACCGATTTGTCAGCAAGTTTTTGATTATTTTGATGAACTCTTTAAGGATTTTAAAGATATTCAACCTGTCTATACAGTAAAACAATCAGAACCAATGACATATCATTTGGTATTTAAAGATGTTGAACCGACTAATGTTGGAGAACAGCTTTCGTTATTTGATTTTTAA
- a CDS encoding Cas9 inhibitor AcrIIA9 family protein: MNNRNEEVVNKIEEAVAKSVQEDIKWVVEFNENGHGDIDIPDFSGQEVTQELLDTIKEYDERLHLSSLRGYFKFYFDKMQGEEVVDHERLDVGDGLEANQRVYSKIEKDFSKNKSANNHQIIDEMISDITNGEIYYLWHDDQLENLGASDEALLNFSFHLQGLDNIQYNQNGIHLYVADSANDDVIGFLSIDGSPIDYDTIEDYLAKKDLSFDEQVSLLRNLKVAVDETWDKVTNYYNEQFNSIVAQYGLSEEKSNTTKETSKVTAKDFTKVLDAVYNVGAQIGKMNRDNIPEEFYPAWDKYYEYADTYNNDFDTIVRAARADDLFDEESDFYKEVWLPKIQEKQQKEVVTTSDESEITEFDKLVAFDKLTAEVTSAGYTPELERIHNWLCEQSDDLELIAGILKSERTLNGALSYCTKKVAENYLKSNKNQAVIVDDAVVYNWIREYFISDDEVIQEIQAPKAAVQVQVTPSVQKNVSEKVPVKDKSVVDGQLDLFADFDGGEE; encoded by the coding sequence ATGAATAATAGAAATGAAGAAGTAGTAAATAAAATAGAAGAAGCAGTAGCTAAAAGCGTGCAAGAAGATATCAAATGGGTTGTTGAATTTAACGAAAATGGTCATGGAGATATCGATATTCCAGATTTTTCAGGTCAAGAAGTGACACAAGAACTCTTAGATACAATCAAAGAGTATGACGAGCGTTTGCATTTATCATCACTTCGAGGCTACTTTAAATTCTATTTTGATAAAATGCAAGGAGAAGAAGTAGTCGATCATGAACGTCTTGACGTCGGTGACGGTTTAGAAGCTAACCAACGTGTTTACTCTAAGATTGAAAAAGATTTTTCTAAAAATAAAAGTGCAAACAATCACCAAATAATTGATGAAATGATTTCGGATATTACCAATGGTGAAATTTATTATTTGTGGCATGATGATCAACTTGAAAATTTAGGAGCTTCTGATGAAGCGTTATTGAATTTTTCTTTCCATCTACAAGGTTTAGATAATATTCAATATAATCAAAATGGTATTCATCTTTACGTTGCTGATTCTGCAAACGATGACGTTATAGGTTTCCTTTCAATCGATGGAAGTCCTATTGATTATGATACTATCGAAGATTACCTAGCAAAAAAAGATTTGTCATTTGATGAACAAGTGTCTCTGCTTAGAAATCTAAAAGTAGCAGTTGATGAGACTTGGGATAAAGTTACAAATTACTATAACGAACAATTTAATTCAATTGTTGCGCAGTATGGCTTATCTGAAGAAAAAAGTAATACTACAAAAGAAACTAGTAAAGTAACGGCTAAAGACTTTACAAAGGTTCTGGATGCTGTTTACAATGTTGGGGCTCAAATCGGTAAAATGAATCGTGATAATATCCCTGAGGAGTTTTATCCAGCTTGGGACAAATATTATGAGTATGCTGATACTTATAATAACGATTTTGATACCATTGTTAGGGCTGCAAGAGCAGACGATCTTTTTGATGAAGAATCTGATTTTTATAAAGAAGTATGGCTTCCAAAAATTCAGGAAAAACAACAAAAAGAAGTAGTAACTACATCAGATGAAAGCGAAATTACTGAATTTGATAAATTAGTAGCTTTTGATAAATTAACAGCAGAAGTAACAAGTGCAGGATATACTCCTGAATTAGAACGTATTCACAATTGGTTATGTGAGCAATCAGACGATTTAGAGTTGATTGCTGGAATTTTAAAGAGTGAACGTACACTGAATGGTGCACTTTCTTACTGTACTAAAAAAGTTGCTGAAAACTATCTAAAAAGTAATAAGAATCAAGCTGTTATAGTAGATGATGCAGTTGTTTATAATTGGATAAGAGAATACTTCATTAGTGATGATGAAGTAATTCAAGAGATTCAAGCTCCAAAAGCTGCAGTACAAGTACAGGTAACACCTTCAGTACAAAAAAATGTTTCTGAGAAAGTTCCTGTAAAAGATAAATCAGTTGTTGATGGACAATTAGATTTATTTGCTGACTTTGATGGGGGTGAAGAATAA